The proteins below come from a single Synechococcus sp. WH 8101 genomic window:
- the fusA gene encoding elongation factor G produces the protein MDAGKTTTTERILFYSGVVHKIGEVHDGAAVTDWMAQERERGITITAAAISTSWKDHRINIIDTPGHVDFTIEVERSMRVLDGVIAVFCAVGGVQPQSETVWRQADRYSVPRMVFVNKMDRTGADFLKVHGQIKDRLKANAVPIQLPIGAEGDLSGIIDLVANKAYIYKDDLGKDIEITDVPADMADEVAEWRNTLMEAVAETDEVLIEKFLETGELSDEELKNGIRIGVLKHGLVPMLCGSAFKNKGVQLVLDAVVDYLPAPVDVPPIQGVLPDGKEAVRPSDDKAPFSALAFKVMADPYGKLTFVRMYSGVLEKGSYVLNSTKGEKERISRLVVLKADDREEVDELRAGDLGAVLGLKATTTGDTLCSPEDPIVLETLFVPEPVISVAVEPKTKGDMEKLSKALVALAEEDPTFRVNTDAETGQTVIAGMGELHLEILVDRMLREFKVEANIGAPQVSYRETIRASARGEGKFSRQTGGKGQYGHVVIEMEPGEPESGFEFVNKIVGGVVPKEFIKPSEMGMKETCESGVIAGFPMIDVKVTMVDGSYHDVDSSEMAFKIAGSMAFKDAVKKCNPVLLEPMMKVEVEIPEDFLGSIIGDLSSRRGQVEGQAIDDGTSKVSAKVPLAEMFGYATELRSMTQGRGIFSMEFSHYEDVPRNVAEAIISKNQGNS, from the coding sequence ATCGACGCCGGCAAAACCACCACCACCGAACGAATTCTGTTCTATTCCGGGGTGGTGCACAAGATTGGTGAGGTGCACGATGGCGCCGCCGTCACCGACTGGATGGCCCAGGAGCGCGAACGCGGGATCACCATCACGGCGGCCGCCATCTCCACCAGTTGGAAAGATCACAGGATCAATATCATTGATACTCCTGGACACGTGGACTTCACCATCGAGGTGGAGCGTTCCATGCGTGTTCTCGATGGCGTGATCGCTGTGTTCTGCGCTGTGGGTGGCGTACAGCCCCAGTCGGAAACCGTCTGGCGCCAGGCCGATCGCTACTCCGTGCCCCGCATGGTGTTCGTCAACAAGATGGACCGCACCGGCGCCGATTTCCTCAAGGTGCATGGTCAGATCAAGGATCGCCTCAAAGCGAATGCGGTTCCGATCCAGCTTCCGATCGGTGCGGAAGGGGATCTCAGTGGCATCATCGACCTCGTCGCCAACAAGGCCTACATCTACAAAGATGATTTAGGGAAAGACATCGAAATCACTGATGTCCCCGCAGATATGGCCGATGAAGTTGCGGAGTGGCGCAACACCTTGATGGAAGCGGTGGCGGAAACCGACGAAGTCTTGATCGAGAAGTTCCTGGAAACGGGTGAACTCAGCGACGAGGAACTCAAGAACGGAATCCGAATCGGTGTCCTGAAGCACGGGCTGGTGCCCATGCTCTGTGGCTCCGCCTTCAAGAACAAAGGTGTGCAGCTGGTGCTCGACGCCGTCGTCGATTACCTGCCCGCCCCCGTGGATGTGCCCCCCATCCAGGGCGTTCTGCCCGACGGCAAAGAAGCGGTGCGTCCTTCCGACGACAAGGCTCCATTCAGTGCCCTGGCGTTCAAGGTGATGGCCGATCCCTACGGCAAGCTCACCTTCGTGCGGATGTATTCCGGCGTGTTGGAGAAAGGCAGCTATGTGCTCAATTCCACCAAAGGGGAAAAGGAACGCATCTCCCGTCTGGTGGTGCTGAAGGCAGACGACCGGGAAGAGGTGGATGAACTGCGCGCCGGTGACCTCGGAGCTGTTCTGGGCTTGAAAGCCACCACCACCGGTGACACCCTCTGTTCACCGGAAGATCCCATCGTTCTCGAGACCCTCTTCGTGCCCGAGCCGGTGATCTCGGTGGCCGTGGAACCCAAAACCAAGGGCGACATGGAGAAGCTTTCGAAGGCCTTGGTTGCCCTCGCCGAAGAAGATCCCACCTTCCGCGTTAACACCGACGCTGAAACCGGCCAGACCGTGATTGCCGGCATGGGCGAACTTCACCTGGAAATCCTTGTGGATCGCATGCTGCGGGAATTCAAGGTGGAAGCCAACATCGGCGCACCGCAGGTGTCGTACCGCGAAACGATTCGCGCCTCAGCACGGGGCGAGGGCAAGTTCTCCCGCCAGACCGGTGGCAAGGGTCAGTACGGCCACGTCGTGATCGAAATGGAGCCCGGCGAACCCGAGTCTGGCTTTGAATTCGTCAACAAAATTGTTGGCGGTGTCGTCCCCAAGGAATTCATCAAGCCCTCAGAAATGGGCATGAAGGAAACCTGCGAATCCGGCGTCATCGCTGGATTCCCCATGATCGACGTCAAAGTCACCATGGTGGACGGGTCTTACCACGATGTGGACTCGTCGGAAATGGCATTCAAAATTGCCGGCTCCATGGCCTTCAAAGATGCGGTTAAGAAGTGCAATCCCGTGCTGCTTGAACCGATGATGAAGGTCGAGGTCGAGATCCCCGAGGATTTCCTCGGCTCGATCATCGGCGACCTGTCATCCCGACGGGGACAGGTTGAAGGTCAGGCCATTGACGATGGCACGTCAAAGGTCTCGGCCAAGGTGCCCTTGGCCGAAATGTTCGGCTACGCCACGGAACTCCGATCCATGACTCAGGGTCGGGGTATCTTCTCGATGGAATTCAGCCACTACGAGGATGTTCCTCGCAACGTCGCTGAAGCCATCATCTCCAAGAATCAGGGCAATTCCTGA
- a CDS encoding YciI family protein — MPLFIKHETFTPATAALSVAQRRRHLEAHRDWVEQQRTSGSILSSGFLVDGEGQPGGGGLLVLEAESYAQALALVQQDPMVARGLVDWTLQQWRPVAGLPLIDAPSPAPGRPD, encoded by the coding sequence GTGCCCCTCTTCATCAAGCACGAGACGTTCACGCCTGCCACGGCCGCCTTATCCGTGGCTCAGCGTCGTCGTCATCTGGAGGCCCATCGCGATTGGGTGGAGCAGCAGCGGACCTCAGGATCGATTCTCTCCAGTGGCTTCCTTGTTGATGGCGAGGGCCAACCCGGCGGCGGCGGGCTGCTGGTGCTGGAGGCCGAAAGTTATGCCCAGGCCCTGGCGCTGGTGCAACAGGATCCGATGGTGGCTCGCGGCCTGGTGGACTGGACGTTGCAACAGTGGCGGCCGGTGGCGGGGCTGCCGCTCATTGACGCCCCGTCTCCAGCTCCAGGCCGGCCCGACTGA
- the rpsG gene encoding 30S ribosomal protein S7 codes for MSRRNAAEKRPILPDPQFNSRLATMMVARLMKHGKKSTAQRILSDAFGLIGERTGGDPLELFETAVKNATPLVEVRARRVGGATYQVPMEVRQERGTAMALRWLVNFSRSRNGRSMAQKLAGELMDAANESGNAVRKREETHKMAEANKAFAHYRY; via the coding sequence ATGTCCCGCCGCAACGCTGCCGAAAAGCGCCCGATCCTTCCCGATCCCCAGTTCAACAGCCGCCTGGCCACGATGATGGTGGCCCGCCTGATGAAGCACGGCAAAAAGTCGACGGCCCAGCGGATCCTGTCCGACGCCTTCGGCCTGATCGGAGAGCGCACCGGCGGCGATCCCCTCGAGCTGTTCGAAACCGCGGTGAAGAACGCCACCCCTTTGGTGGAAGTCCGCGCCCGCCGCGTCGGTGGCGCCACCTACCAGGTGCCGATGGAAGTGCGCCAGGAGCGAGGCACCGCCATGGCCCTGCGCTGGCTGGTCAATTTCTCCCGCTCCCGCAACGGCCGCAGCATGGCCCAGAAGCTGGCTGGTGAGCTGATGGATGCGGCAAATGAGTCGGGCAACGCCGTTCGCAAGCGGGAAGAGACCCACAAAATGGCTGAAGCCAACAAAGCCTTCGCCCACTACCGCTACTGA
- a CDS encoding AIR synthase — protein sequence MGANLLITPAAAAELGRQAAAAGTPGQMHLDLVSGSCEEHVIRLQPGPMGGQPIARADGITLHAPSSQAQALEGLCLDYRGDLSGGGFLVTARSGIRCCPCGSAFTRL from the coding sequence ATGGGTGCCAACCTGCTGATCACCCCTGCCGCCGCTGCAGAGCTGGGTCGTCAGGCCGCAGCGGCCGGCACCCCCGGCCAGATGCACCTCGACCTGGTGAGCGGCAGTTGTGAAGAGCATGTGATCCGCCTGCAACCGGGACCGATGGGAGGACAGCCGATTGCCCGGGCGGACGGCATCACCCTGCACGCGCCCAGCAGCCAGGCCCAAGCGTTGGAAGGGCTGTGCCTGGATTATCGCGGCGACCTCAGTGGCGGCGGCTTCCTGGTGACCGCCCGCAGCGGCATCCGTTGCTGCCCCTGCGGTAGTGCCTTCACCCGGCTCTGA
- the gltB gene encoding glutamate synthase large subunit: protein MTHLAGSSWPYCDSRAPAAVTGEKDACGVGFLANLQGVASHWLLEQALRGLGCMEHRGGCGGDGDSGDGAGVLCGIPWPYLEAVWPEAAAVETPRGLGMLFMPTDPERRAEAQRFAEQEAAALGLRSCGWREVPVDSVVLGPLARETAPSIVQWVLCGGSDGDALEALLFRLRRRIGERARQAWGAEAARDLYIASLSSRTVVYKGMVRSEVLAAFYADLRDPRFAVSFAVYHRRFSTNTLPRWPLAQPMRLLGHNGEINTLLGNLNWARASEAHLEDVWGDAAADLNPVVNPAFSDSANLDATLELLVRSGRSITDSLITLVPEAFRHQPELEDRPAVRAMYEFNAGLQEPWDGPALLVFADGKRVGATLDRNGLRPARYCITDDGFVVMGSETGVVDLSGKTVISRGRLGPGQMLAVDLERGELLDNWAVKEDAAARHPYAQWLEQHRRNLAPQPWSNDQQLADLDLLRLQTATGFTAEDLELVIEDMAGAAKEPTYCMGDDIPLAVLSDKPHLLYDYFKQRFAQVTNPPIDPLREQLVMSLEMHLGERRPALRPQPEAAALVHLDSPVLNEAELEAIAHQGLPCTTLSTQFDPAASLDGLEKALDRLCAAASAAVEAGSQILVLSDRHGLAGAPAHPAATAASLPPLLAVGAVHHHLLRAGQRLRCSLVVDTAQCWSTHHLACLIGYGASAVCPWLTWETTRHWLAHPKTQKRIEQGKLPSLTAAKAQANVRLALENGLRKILSKIGISLLASYHGAQIFEAIGLGADVIDRAFSGTTSRVAGLSLQELARETLLLHAKAFPELNRSKLEFMGFVQYRTGGEYHLNSPEMAKALHKAVHEGPGYDHFSTYRTLLENRPVTALRDLLEFKPATTPLPLDQVESVESICSRFCTGGMSLGALSREAHEVLAVAMNRIGGKSNSGEGGEDPARFKVLNDVDAAGHSTTLPAIQGLRNGDTACSAIKQIASGRFGVTAEYLRSGRQLEIKVAQGAKPGEGGQLPGPKVDAYIAWLRNSKPGVALISPPPHHDIYSIEDLAQLIHDLHQVHPRARVSVKLVAEIGIGTIAAGVAKANADVIQISGHDGGTGASPLSSIKHAGSPWELGLTEVHRSLMENGLRDRVLLRADGGLKTGWDVVMAALLGAEEYGFGSVAMIAEGCIMARVCHTNNCPVGVATQKEALRKRFTGLPEHVVNFFLYVAEEVRQLLSVLGVARLEDLIGRNDLLQPRQVSLEKTAALDLTTLLAPVPGHGERTWLQHAAEAHGNGPVLEDQLLADAELMAAIESHGSIRRSLEIANTDRSVCARLAGEIAARHGNRGFRGQLQLHFQGAAGQSFGAFLVQGMDVRLQGEANDYIGKGMNSGRIVLVPTAEVLSPGEQVIIGNTCLYGATGGEVFVHGRAGERFAVRNSGAHTVVEGAGDHCCEYMTGGIVVVLGSTGRNVAAGMTGGVAFLLDENGGVADRVNPEIVEICSLETAEQEAVLKPLLEAHQAATGSEMAAAILSDWTRWRSRFKVLVPPSERAAMGLVDRAAVTA, encoded by the coding sequence ATGACACACCTCGCAGGCTCATCTTGGCCCTATTGCGACAGCCGCGCTCCGGCTGCTGTGACCGGTGAGAAGGATGCCTGTGGTGTGGGCTTCCTCGCCAATCTTCAGGGTGTTGCCAGCCACTGGCTTTTGGAGCAGGCGCTGCGCGGGCTGGGCTGCATGGAGCACCGCGGCGGCTGCGGCGGCGATGGCGACTCCGGTGATGGCGCCGGTGTGCTCTGCGGCATCCCATGGCCCTATTTGGAGGCGGTTTGGCCTGAGGCGGCAGCCGTTGAAACGCCACGCGGCCTGGGCATGCTCTTCATGCCCACCGATCCGGAGCGGCGCGCTGAGGCGCAGCGTTTTGCGGAACAGGAGGCTGCGGCCCTTGGTCTGCGCTCCTGTGGCTGGCGGGAGGTTCCTGTCGATTCCGTTGTTCTGGGGCCTCTGGCGCGAGAGACCGCGCCCAGCATTGTTCAGTGGGTGTTGTGTGGCGGCAGTGATGGTGACGCCCTGGAGGCGCTGTTGTTCCGCCTCCGCCGTCGGATTGGTGAGCGCGCACGTCAGGCCTGGGGTGCGGAGGCCGCTCGCGATCTCTACATCGCCTCCCTGAGCTCCCGCACGGTTGTTTACAAGGGGATGGTGCGCTCGGAGGTGCTGGCGGCCTTTTACGCCGACCTCCGGGATCCCCGTTTTGCGGTGAGCTTTGCGGTGTATCACCGGCGCTTCAGCACCAACACCCTGCCGCGTTGGCCCCTGGCGCAACCGATGCGCTTGTTGGGACACAACGGTGAAATCAACACGTTGCTGGGCAATCTGAACTGGGCCCGCGCTTCAGAAGCCCATCTTGAGGATGTGTGGGGTGACGCGGCTGCCGATCTCAACCCGGTGGTGAATCCCGCCTTCAGTGATTCCGCCAATCTCGATGCCACCCTCGAGCTGTTGGTTCGCAGCGGTCGTTCGATCACCGACAGCCTGATCACTCTGGTGCCGGAAGCGTTCCGCCATCAACCCGAGCTGGAGGATCGCCCGGCGGTGCGAGCGATGTATGAGTTCAATGCCGGTCTGCAGGAGCCATGGGATGGCCCGGCGCTGCTGGTGTTCGCCGATGGCAAGCGGGTCGGCGCCACGCTGGATCGCAATGGCCTGCGGCCCGCGCGCTACTGCATCACCGACGATGGCTTTGTGGTGATGGGTTCCGAAACCGGCGTCGTCGATCTCAGTGGGAAAACTGTGATCAGTCGCGGTCGACTCGGGCCTGGGCAGATGCTGGCGGTGGATCTTGAGCGCGGCGAGCTGCTGGACAACTGGGCGGTGAAAGAGGATGCGGCGGCCCGCCATCCCTACGCCCAGTGGCTGGAGCAACACCGCCGCAATCTGGCGCCCCAGCCTTGGAGCAACGACCAGCAGCTGGCTGATCTCGATCTGCTGCGGTTGCAGACGGCCACCGGATTCACGGCCGAGGATCTGGAGCTGGTGATCGAAGACATGGCGGGCGCTGCGAAGGAGCCCACCTACTGCATGGGGGATGACATCCCACTGGCGGTGCTCTCTGACAAGCCCCATCTCCTCTACGACTACTTCAAACAGCGGTTCGCTCAGGTCACCAACCCGCCGATCGACCCCCTGCGGGAACAGCTGGTGATGAGCCTGGAGATGCATCTGGGGGAGCGTCGCCCAGCGCTCCGGCCCCAGCCCGAGGCCGCCGCCCTCGTGCATCTCGATTCGCCGGTGCTGAATGAGGCGGAGCTCGAGGCGATTGCCCATCAGGGACTGCCCTGCACCACGCTCTCCACCCAGTTCGATCCCGCCGCCTCACTCGATGGGCTTGAGAAGGCGCTGGATCGGCTTTGCGCTGCGGCATCCGCAGCGGTGGAGGCGGGATCTCAGATTCTGGTGCTGAGTGATCGCCATGGCCTGGCCGGTGCTCCCGCCCATCCAGCGGCCACCGCCGCCTCCCTGCCACCGCTGCTTGCGGTCGGGGCGGTGCACCATCACCTCCTCCGCGCCGGACAGCGTCTGCGGTGTTCCCTGGTGGTGGACACCGCCCAGTGCTGGAGCACCCACCATCTCGCCTGTCTGATCGGCTACGGCGCCAGTGCCGTCTGTCCTTGGCTCACCTGGGAGACAACGCGCCACTGGTTGGCCCATCCCAAAACCCAGAAACGGATCGAGCAGGGCAAGCTGCCCTCCCTGACTGCCGCCAAGGCCCAGGCGAATGTGCGGCTGGCTCTGGAGAACGGTCTGCGCAAGATCCTCTCCAAGATCGGGATTTCTCTGCTCGCTAGTTATCACGGCGCCCAGATCTTTGAGGCCATCGGCCTCGGTGCCGATGTGATCGATCGCGCTTTCTCCGGCACCACCAGCCGGGTGGCCGGGCTTTCACTCCAGGAGTTGGCTCGCGAGACCCTGCTGCTGCACGCTAAGGCCTTTCCCGAGCTCAATCGCAGCAAGCTCGAATTCATGGGCTTCGTGCAATACCGCACCGGCGGGGAGTACCACCTCAACAGTCCAGAGATGGCCAAGGCCCTGCACAAGGCGGTGCATGAAGGACCGGGTTATGACCATTTCTCCACCTATCGCACCCTGTTGGAGAACAGGCCGGTGACGGCGTTGCGGGATCTGCTCGAGTTCAAGCCAGCCACCACGCCGTTGCCCCTCGATCAGGTGGAGAGCGTGGAAAGCATCTGTTCCCGCTTCTGCACCGGGGGCATGAGTCTCGGAGCATTGTCGAGGGAGGCCCATGAGGTGCTGGCGGTGGCGATGAATCGCATCGGCGGCAAGAGCAACAGTGGAGAAGGCGGTGAAGATCCAGCGCGCTTCAAGGTGTTGAACGACGTTGACGCGGCCGGCCACTCCACCACCCTGCCCGCAATTCAGGGACTCCGGAACGGTGACACCGCCTGTTCGGCGATCAAGCAGATCGCCTCGGGGCGTTTCGGCGTGACGGCGGAGTATCTGCGCAGCGGTAGGCAACTGGAGATCAAGGTGGCGCAGGGTGCCAAACCCGGCGAAGGAGGCCAGCTACCTGGACCCAAGGTCGATGCGTACATCGCCTGGCTTCGCAACAGCAAACCGGGCGTGGCCCTGATCTCACCGCCACCCCATCACGACATCTATTCCATTGAGGATCTGGCCCAGCTCATCCATGACCTGCATCAGGTGCATCCCAGAGCCAGGGTGTCGGTGAAGCTGGTGGCGGAAATCGGCATCGGCACCATCGCCGCCGGTGTGGCAAAGGCCAATGCCGACGTGATCCAGATTTCCGGCCATGACGGTGGCACCGGCGCTTCTCCCTTGAGCTCGATCAAGCATGCGGGCAGCCCCTGGGAGCTTGGCCTCACCGAGGTGCATCGCAGCCTTATGGAGAACGGTCTGCGGGATCGGGTGCTGCTGCGCGCCGACGGTGGTTTGAAGACCGGCTGGGATGTGGTGATGGCCGCTCTGCTCGGCGCTGAGGAATACGGCTTCGGTTCGGTGGCGATGATCGCGGAGGGCTGCATCATGGCCAGGGTCTGTCACACCAACAATTGCCCCGTGGGCGTGGCCACCCAGAAGGAGGCCCTGCGCAAGCGCTTCACCGGGCTGCCGGAGCACGTGGTGAATTTCTTCCTCTATGTGGCTGAGGAGGTACGTCAGTTGCTGAGTGTGCTCGGCGTGGCCCGTCTGGAGGATCTAATCGGTCGCAATGACCTGCTCCAACCACGGCAGGTGTCGTTGGAGAAAACCGCCGCGCTCGATCTCACCACCCTGTTGGCACCGGTGCCCGGCCATGGGGAGCGCACCTGGTTGCAGCATGCCGCTGAAGCCCATGGCAATGGCCCGGTTCTGGAGGATCAACTCCTGGCCGATGCCGAGTTGATGGCTGCGATCGAGAGCCACGGTTCGATTCGCCGCAGCCTGGAGATCGCTAACACCGACCGCAGCGTCTGTGCGCGCCTGGCCGGTGAGATCGCCGCTCGCCATGGCAATCGGGGCTTCCGCGGCCAGCTGCAGCTCCATTTCCAGGGTGCTGCCGGTCAGAGCTTCGGCGCTTTTCTAGTGCAGGGCATGGATGTGCGTCTCCAGGGCGAAGCCAATGACTACATCGGGAAAGGGATGAACAGTGGCCGCATCGTGCTGGTGCCGACGGCCGAGGTCCTCTCTCCCGGCGAGCAGGTGATCATCGGCAACACCTGCCTGTATGGCGCCACCGGAGGTGAGGTGTTCGTGCATGGTCGCGCCGGGGAGCGCTTCGCTGTGCGCAACAGCGGCGCCCACACTGTGGTGGAGGGCGCTGGAGATCACTGCTGCGAATACATGACCGGTGGCATTGTGGTGGTGCTCGGCAGCACCGGTCGGAACGTCGCCGCGGGCATGACCGGTGGGGTGGCTTTCCTGCTGGATGAGAACGGTGGAGTCGCTGACCGGGTGAATCCCGAGATCGTCGAGATCTGCAGCCTCGAGACCGCAGAGCAGGAGGCCGTGCTCAAACCTCTGCTCGAAGCCCATCAAGCCGCAACCGGCAGCGAGATGGCCGCGGCGATCCTGTCGGACTGGACGCGGTGGAGGTCACGCTTCAAGGTGCTGGTTCCCCCCAGCGAGAGAGCGGCCATGGGTCTGGTGGATCGCGCTGCCGTCACGGCCTGA
- a CDS encoding phosphodiester glycosidase family protein: MVDLPPPPSPIAEVRLSPSQRGDRIRIGGHDLEAAWLWVGSDNRRPEQLWLPLDLLISQFGFVRTQSDRGEQLEWYGRKVALSSLPQRSLEDEVAIEVAGWLDSVGVQTSRSSRSLRVSLPAPRVQQLRRGKGSTANRLVLDLSGPALVQRLGNDLVLGVSTTPTQAGQLRGMGLRIQRQRSQLALPGQGQALATLTLADPWRIVLDGVSTGGENSRSQGIDRLATALMSPAVQSLISRGLVLDRRTVTVGVKPLTVYRAGAVPQGQGLRLLPLAPTQAQQGLRFLNQLAQPAGAMVAVNGGFFNRVRQLPLGAVRLNGSWLSGPILNRGAIGWDPGERLAFGRLRLNQELLLASGERWGLGLLNSGFVQRGLSRYTRAWGPYYRALSGEEQALSVRAGRVVALHSRAELARGVPLASGTDLIVARGGAPLPAGLDDAVEIKVSSSSPLGERSQVLGGGPLLLSNGRVVLNGRQEGFSAGFMALRAPRTVVAQDQQRLWLMTIEGARGSDPTLLETSLALQQLGLGDALNLDGGSSTSLLVANQLVMTGRSFPPRVQNALGLVPE; the protein is encoded by the coding sequence ATGGTCGATCTGCCGCCACCACCCAGCCCCATCGCCGAGGTGCGGCTCTCCCCATCGCAGCGCGGCGATCGCATCCGGATCGGTGGCCATGACCTCGAGGCAGCCTGGCTTTGGGTCGGAAGCGACAACCGGCGGCCCGAGCAACTCTGGCTACCGCTGGATCTTCTGATCAGTCAGTTCGGTTTTGTGCGCACCCAGTCCGATCGGGGCGAACAGCTTGAGTGGTATGGCCGCAAAGTGGCGCTCAGTTCTCTGCCGCAACGCAGCCTCGAGGATGAAGTGGCCATCGAGGTCGCCGGGTGGCTGGACTCCGTCGGCGTGCAAACCAGCCGCTCGAGCCGCAGCCTGAGGGTCTCCCTCCCCGCGCCCCGGGTGCAGCAGCTGCGACGCGGCAAGGGCAGCACCGCCAATCGACTGGTTCTGGATCTCAGCGGCCCGGCCCTGGTGCAGCGCCTCGGCAATGATCTGGTGCTTGGCGTCAGCACGACGCCCACCCAGGCCGGCCAACTGCGCGGCATGGGGCTGCGGATCCAGCGCCAGCGGTCCCAACTGGCCTTACCCGGCCAGGGCCAGGCTCTCGCCACCCTCACCCTGGCCGATCCCTGGCGCATCGTTCTCGATGGCGTCTCTACCGGGGGTGAAAACAGCCGCAGCCAGGGCATCGACCGCCTGGCGACCGCCCTGATGAGCCCAGCGGTCCAATCCCTGATCAGCCGCGGCCTGGTGCTCGATCGACGCACGGTCACCGTCGGCGTCAAACCTCTCACCGTGTATCGGGCCGGCGCGGTTCCCCAGGGCCAGGGGCTCCGCCTGCTCCCCCTGGCCCCCACGCAGGCCCAACAAGGGCTGCGCTTCCTGAACCAGTTGGCCCAACCGGCCGGCGCGATGGTGGCCGTGAACGGTGGTTTCTTCAACCGGGTGCGTCAACTGCCCCTCGGCGCGGTGCGCCTCAACGGCTCCTGGCTCTCCGGGCCGATCCTGAATCGGGGCGCCATTGGCTGGGATCCCGGCGAGCGCCTCGCGTTCGGTCGGTTGCGCCTCAATCAGGAACTGCTTCTCGCCAGTGGGGAACGCTGGGGGCTGGGACTACTCAACAGCGGGTTCGTGCAACGGGGCCTGAGTCGCTACACCAGAGCCTGGGGGCCTTACTACCGCGCTCTCAGTGGCGAAGAGCAGGCGCTGAGCGTGCGCGCAGGCCGTGTCGTCGCTCTCCACAGCAGAGCCGAACTGGCCCGTGGCGTCCCCCTGGCCAGCGGCACCGATCTGATCGTCGCCCGGGGCGGCGCCCCGCTGCCGGCAGGCCTGGATGACGCAGTGGAGATCAAGGTCAGCAGTTCCTCTCCCCTCGGTGAACGGTCCCAGGTGCTCGGCGGCGGTCCACTGCTGCTCAGCAACGGCCGGGTCGTGCTCAACGGACGCCAGGAGGGCTTCAGTGCGGGATTCATGGCGCTGCGGGCCCCCCGCACGGTCGTGGCGCAGGATCAGCAGCGGCTCTGGTTGATGACCATCGAAGGCGCCAGGGGAAGCGATCCCACCCTGCTGGAGACCAGCCTTGCCCTCCAGCAACTCGGCCTCGGTGATGCGTTGAATCTGGATGGCGGCAGCTCCACCTCCCTGCTGGTCGCCAACCAACTGGTGATGACAGGGCGCTCCTTCCCGCCCAGGGTGCAGAACGCCCTGGGGCTGGTGCCAGAGTGA
- the rpsL gene encoding 30S ribosomal protein S12, with the protein MPTIQQLIRHERQSLKAKTKSPALRACPERRGVCTRVYTSTPKKPNSALRKVARVRLTSGFEVTAYIGGIGHNLQEHSVVLIRGGRVKDLPGVRYHIIRGTLDTAGVKDRRQSRSKYGAKTPKE; encoded by the coding sequence ATGCCAACCATCCAACAACTGATCCGTCACGAGCGTCAGAGCCTCAAGGCGAAGACCAAATCGCCGGCCCTTCGGGCCTGTCCTGAGCGTCGTGGTGTCTGCACACGCGTCTATACCTCCACGCCGAAAAAGCCCAATTCGGCACTGCGCAAAGTGGCCCGTGTGCGCCTGACCTCCGGCTTCGAAGTCACGGCTTACATCGGCGGCATCGGTCACAACCTGCAGGAACACTCCGTGGTGCTGATCCGCGGCGGTCGTGTGAAGGATCTGCCTGGCGTTCGTTATCACATCATCCGTGGAACGCTTGATACGGCCGGTGTGAAGGACCGCCGTCAATCGCGCTCCAAGTACGGCGCCAAGACTCCGAAGGAGTGA